From Virgibacillus natechei, the proteins below share one genomic window:
- a CDS encoding helix-turn-helix domain-containing protein, whose protein sequence is MDAKRVGRRVKAFRKLKGFTQIKFANELGVSVSVIGELERGKKQVSEELLNQIATTLVVSKEELTLTDKKPT, encoded by the coding sequence ATGGATGCAAAGCGAGTCGGTAGAAGAGTAAAGGCGTTTCGGAAATTAAAGGGTTTTACACAAATAAAATTTGCAAATGAGTTAGGTGTCTCTGTTAGCGTAATTGGTGAATTGGAAAGAGGAAAGAAGCAGGTATCCGAAGAATTGTTAAACCAAATCGCTACGACACTAGTTGTATCAAAGGAAGAATTAACCTTGACAGATAAGAAACCAACATGA
- the folP gene encoding dihydropteroate synthase has protein sequence MILKTTTKTYDLSDRTHIMGILNVTPDSFSDGGNYTSVEKAVKQAVEMEELGADVIDIGGESTRPDHDPVSLAVEMERVVPIIQAVKAKVNIPISIDTYKAEVARKAVEAGAEIINDIWGAKKDPEIAKVAAAYNVPIILMHNRTDMNYTSLLDDMKNDLAESVEIALQAGVAEANIILDPGVGFVKTADDNLVVMNNLEQFTNLGYPVLLGTSRKRFIGGVLDLPAEERDNGTGATTCLGITKGVQIVRVHNVKVNAELAKMMDVMLAKGGRALG, from the coding sequence ATGATCTTAAAAACAACTACGAAAACATACGACTTATCAGATCGTACACATATAATGGGTATACTAAATGTTACGCCCGATTCCTTTTCGGATGGTGGGAATTATACATCAGTTGAAAAAGCAGTGAAACAAGCAGTTGAGATGGAGGAACTTGGGGCAGATGTGATTGACATTGGTGGTGAATCAACCCGACCAGATCATGATCCTGTATCCTTAGCAGTCGAAATGGAGCGTGTTGTGCCAATAATTCAAGCAGTAAAGGCCAAAGTAAATATACCGATTTCCATCGATACATACAAAGCAGAAGTAGCAAGAAAAGCAGTGGAAGCCGGTGCCGAAATAATTAATGATATATGGGGGGCAAAAAAAGACCCTGAAATTGCGAAGGTGGCTGCTGCTTATAATGTACCGATTATTTTAATGCACAATCGTACAGATATGAATTATACCTCTCTCCTAGACGATATGAAAAATGATTTAGCTGAGAGTGTTGAAATTGCTTTACAGGCTGGTGTTGCAGAGGCGAACATCATACTGGATCCTGGCGTCGGTTTTGTGAAGACGGCAGATGATAATTTAGTCGTAATGAACAATTTGGAACAATTTACAAACTTAGGTTATCCGGTTTTGTTAGGTACGTCACGCAAAAGGTTTATTGGTGGTGTCTTGGATCTACCTGCTGAAGAACGAGACAATGGAACTGGTGCAACCACTTGTTTAGGTATAACAAAAGGTGTTCAAATCGTTCGTGTTCATAATGTGAAAGTCAATGCAGAGCTGGCAAAAATGATGGATGTAATGCTCGCTAAAGGAGGAAGGGCTCTTGGATAA
- the folB gene encoding dihydroneopterin aldolase, which yields MDKIMLTNMQFYGYHGLLPEENKLGQRFNVDIELFSNLKKPAQTDNMNDSIHYGHVYELVKEIAEGEAMNLIEAVAGTIADELLASFDLLSACMVRVTKPDPPVPGHYQSIAVEIFREKTL from the coding sequence TTGGATAAGATCATGCTTACTAACATGCAGTTTTATGGCTATCATGGGCTATTGCCAGAGGAAAACAAACTAGGACAACGATTTAATGTCGATATAGAGCTTTTCTCCAATTTAAAAAAGCCGGCACAAACCGATAACATGAATGATTCCATTCACTATGGCCATGTCTACGAGCTGGTGAAGGAAATAGCGGAAGGTGAGGCGATGAATCTTATCGAAGCAGTTGCAGGAACTATTGCGGATGAGTTGCTTGCCTCATTTGACCTATTATCCGCTTGTATGGTAAGGGTTACGAAGCCAGATCCGCCTGTTCCAGGACATTATCAATCCATAGCTGTAGAAATTTTCAGGGAGAAAACATTATGA
- the lysS gene encoding lysine--tRNA ligase yields the protein MTGVIIVSEELNEQMQVRREKLNTYHEQGLDPFGDKFSRTHLATELQEQYDAFSKEELEPKEDQVTIAGRIMTKRGKGKAGFAHLQDQSGQIQIYVRQDSIGEEGYEVFKTADIGDIIGITGVMFKTKVGELSVKATEFSLLTKSLRPLPEKYHGLKDVEQRYRQRYLDLISNTDSKETFILRSKIIQSMRRYLDEQGFLEVETPMMHGIPGGASARPFLTHHNALDAQLYMRIAIELHLKRLVVGGMEKVYEIGRVFRNEGVSTRHNPEFTMIELYEAYADYHDIMSLTENVIAHIANEVLGTTKVLYDEQEIDLEPEWTRLHMVDAVKEKTGVDFWEQMSDEKARGLAKEHGVEITKAMTFGHIVNEFFEQKVEESLIQPTFIYGHPLEISPLAKKNKEDDRFTDRFELFIVGREHANAFSELNDPIDQRERFEAQVKERDAGNDEAHLMDEDFLEALEYGMPPTGGLGIGIDRLVMLLTNAQSIRDVLLFPLMRDK from the coding sequence ATGACTGGAGTGATAATTGTGTCAGAGGAACTAAATGAACAAATGCAAGTTCGCCGTGAAAAACTAAACACGTACCACGAACAGGGGTTAGACCCATTTGGCGATAAATTTTCTAGAACACACTTAGCAACGGAGTTACAAGAGCAATATGATGCGTTCTCTAAAGAAGAATTAGAACCAAAGGAAGACCAAGTCACGATTGCTGGAAGAATAATGACAAAACGAGGCAAAGGAAAAGCGGGATTTGCGCATTTACAGGATCAAAGTGGTCAAATTCAAATCTATGTACGTCAGGATTCTATCGGCGAGGAAGGTTATGAAGTTTTCAAGACAGCAGATATAGGAGATATTATCGGTATTACTGGAGTTATGTTCAAAACAAAAGTTGGGGAGCTGTCCGTTAAAGCAACAGAATTTAGTCTGTTAACAAAGTCACTCCGTCCGTTACCAGAAAAATATCATGGCCTAAAAGATGTGGAACAGCGCTATCGTCAGCGGTACTTAGATCTAATTTCAAATACAGATAGCAAAGAAACATTTATTTTAAGGAGTAAAATCATTCAATCTATGCGCAGGTATTTGGATGAGCAAGGATTTTTAGAAGTGGAAACACCGATGATGCACGGCATTCCTGGTGGTGCTTCTGCGCGACCATTCCTAACCCATCATAATGCGCTTGACGCTCAACTATATATGCGAATTGCGATTGAGCTACATTTAAAACGCTTGGTTGTCGGCGGGATGGAAAAGGTTTATGAAATTGGGCGCGTGTTCCGCAACGAAGGAGTTTCTACAAGGCATAATCCAGAGTTCACGATGATTGAATTGTACGAGGCATATGCAGATTATCATGATATTATGTCACTAACAGAAAACGTTATTGCGCATATTGCAAACGAAGTATTAGGAACAACAAAAGTCTTGTATGATGAACAGGAAATTGATCTTGAGCCGGAATGGACAAGACTACACATGGTCGATGCAGTAAAAGAGAAAACAGGTGTGGATTTCTGGGAACAAATGAGTGATGAGAAAGCAAGAGGGCTGGCTAAAGAGCATGGAGTCGAGATTACAAAAGCAATGACTTTTGGACATATCGTCAATGAGTTTTTTGAACAAAAGGTAGAAGAATCCTTAATTCAACCGACATTTATTTATGGACACCCATTGGAGATTTCGCCATTGGCAAAGAAAAACAAAGAAGACGATCGTTTTACGGATCGATTTGAATTGTTTATCGTTGGTCGAGAACATGCCAATGCATTTAGTGAATTAAATGACCCAATCGATCAGCGTGAACGTTTTGAAGCGCAGGTGAAGGAAAGAGACGCAGGGAATGATGAAGCGCATTTAATGGATGAAGACTTTCTGGAAGCATTGGAATACGGAATGCCTCCAACAGGTGGATTGGGAATTGGTATCGATCGACTTGTCATGCTATTAACAAACGCTCAATCGATACGCGATGTCTTGCTATTCCCGTTAATGCGTGATAAATAA
- the folK gene encoding 2-amino-4-hydroxy-6-hydroxymethyldihydropteridine diphosphokinase, protein MNIAYIALGANIEPRKEYMNNALKELAARDSVFIQKESSIYETAPVGYANQAYFLNMVIEVNTSLSPIELMLLCQKIEHKMGRDRKIRNGPRTIDLDILVYNQENSKMENLILPHPRMHERAFVLIPLNEVAPNLILPTWNKRVAYFINKLPESDIKDVTKWMQSESVEE, encoded by the coding sequence ATGAATATAGCCTATATCGCTTTAGGGGCCAATATCGAGCCAAGAAAAGAATATATGAATAATGCTTTGAAGGAATTGGCAGCTCGTGATTCTGTTTTCATTCAGAAAGAGTCTTCCATTTATGAAACAGCCCCAGTGGGTTATGCGAATCAAGCTTATTTTCTAAATATGGTGATTGAGGTAAATACATCCCTTTCACCTATAGAATTAATGTTATTATGTCAGAAGATCGAACATAAAATGGGCCGTGATCGTAAAATCCGAAATGGGCCGAGGACAATAGACCTTGACATTTTAGTGTATAATCAAGAAAATAGTAAAATGGAAAACTTAATTCTTCCACACCCAAGGATGCATGAACGTGCATTTGTACTCATTCCATTGAATGAGGTTGCACCTAACCTAATCCTACCAACATGGAATAAGCGTGTTGCGTATTTTATAAATAAACTTCCAGAATCAGACATAAAGGATGTAACAAAATGGATGCAAAGCGAGTCGGTAGAAGAGTAA